From the genome of Plectropomus leopardus isolate mb chromosome 4, YSFRI_Pleo_2.0, whole genome shotgun sequence:
TTAGTCTTGAGTATGCATGGCTGCGATCAGATAAGTGGGATAGTGGGATGATCATTTTCAATAGCCGTGTGAACAGCTTCATAGAAATATTGCCTTTTTCAAAGTAAGGGCAAAAActggactattttgtgcatgtaaacatactcagtGTCTCCGAAAGCTGCCGCATGCCTGAATCTGAAAAAGATTCAGTAGATGTCTTGATTCACATTTCGTTGTGATTATAAGAATATGCTCAGGCCTTCTGATGCTCTTGGTAATCTAAACATCAAACAAGTCAAATATATGtaaaagaattaaaacaatATCCATGTCACTGTGGTTGGAAACTTGgttgttattattttgcattGGTTTGGTTTCTAGAGTAAATTGGGCTGTTTAGGCCTGCTGCTAAGGCATTTACTTGCTCTTCACACTCAGCCTTGGTGACCATGTGTATGCTTAAGCTCCTGTTTGTGATGATAAGAGTGAGAGTTGCTCATAGGTTGCATTTGAATGCCTCAGCGTATGCGGCTTTGCTCCCCATTTGTTTCGTTGTGGTTTGTCTGACTGCCGGGAAGAAAATGTTGTGATTCCTGAAATACTTAGACGtcatgaaaatgcatgaccccCTCATCAGAGGTGCAATTACAGACCAACTTTTACATTTGCACACGAAGCCAGTCCATCCTTACCTAGCACCTGGTGAACATTGCCTCTGTcttgcctttgtttttatttgttcccACACGTTTCTCTCATCCTCCATGTGACCTAACCCTGTGTTCTGGCTTTAGGTTACGCAAGAGAGATGAGTTTACAGACGTTAGCTTGATTTTCATGTTGTCAAGCTCAAGTGTTTATGGAAAGCTGCCTGCTCTATCTACAAAAACACTCTACCCACAGAAAATAAGCCCCAGTTTATGTTTCATCCCCTTGAGTATTCACCATAATCCAGTCACTTGTCCGGATATTTCACCTCTTGCACATGTCTCAAGACATTACTGGTTCTGATGGAACATGGTCATGTCTGTTTAAGGTTTCTCAGCCTAAGAAACTGCATTTTTCCTAATCTGCAGGATACTGTTTGATCTCCAACAAAGAATGTGGTTGGATGAGTTTCTATAAACTTAAATGATAAGAGAAAAATCATTACTATGTCATAAAAGACCACAAGCAGAGTGTTAACTTGATCATCCATTTCTGATCTAATGTGGTTTCTGAAATAAAGCTGGGAGTGACAAGAAAGCAAAAGGAGAAAGCGAGACCACGGAGGAGACGGAAAAGCAGGTGGAGAAATCCAAACCTGACAGCCCTCCCTGCCTCCCTTGCTCTCTGCTCTTCTCTATCaaccctctccctccctcccacagGTATGACCACTACGAGTCATTCGACTCGCGCACCTCTGCTCTCACCTCCTCCCGAGATCTCTACAGATCTGGCGGCAGTAGCTATGGTTATGGCAATGGCCGTGAGGACAACATGCTGATGAGTCAGCGAGGAGGCTCGGGCTTCGGAGGGGGAATGGGGCtagggggaggaggaggcttTGACAGCCCCTCCTCTTCCTATGGAGTCGCTAAAATGCGACAGAATATGAGGGAGCCCTTCAACAGTGGCCAGGGAGGAGGTTCTGGAGGTGGAGGATGGGCCGGAGCAGGCCGACGTTCCCCCAGAAGGGGTGGAAGTACCGGGGGtcgaggagctggaggagggtTTGGAAACCGCAGGTCTGACCCCACTCCATTAGGCGGAGGCGGACGGGGAAGTGGTAGCGGTGGCCAGTCCCACCGCGGCCACTCTCCAGGAGGTGGTAGAGGCAAGCTCCCATCCCTCCTGTCTAACCGCATGTACCCTGAGAGTGGGGGCTTCCATCAGGGTTCCACTCAAGGGCCTCACGACTTTCCTGGGAGGCATTTTGGAGGGGGCCCACGGGCTGGCCGCCAGCGAGGCCGCAAGAGACCCCTCAACAAAGTAAGTACCTCCAGCCAGATAAGACCTCCTCAGACACTGGGCAGAAGTTACGCCCTTTCTGAttccctcctttttctttccccAACCAACTGGCAAGTCAGCCCTAAGCGCTAGGACCTGCTGTGAGCCATGCAAAGCAATTTGTCATAAATAATCCCGACACACGTTCTGTATATCACTTGCCCTTCTAACTCCGCCCAGCCCTTATTTAATGTGGTCAGAAATACCGCATGGAAGCGCCCCTTTTGTACAGTAAAGGCAAGTGACAACTCTGTCACTCATTGAATGATttcattttgtggattttatcttgatttcttttcttttgcccCACTCCTGGGTAGTCTTAAAGATAAGGCTAACACTAATAATTGGGGGAATtcacagaaaagaaagacataTCAAGTCTCCTAATTGGGTTTGACAAGCATTAAATCTAGAACTCTAAACGTGTTGATAAAATCAGGTTGTATTGGCCAcatgttattttaaatcatgAATTTATCTGTGAGTGcatacagactttttttttttactgcagcaagTGAAGCCACAGCGGGATGtccagaaaaagagaaagcagaCTCCCAGTGAAGCTGATGAGCCTGAGTCAAAGATGAACAAGACGGAGACTGCTGGGTCAGAGGATACTCAGGGTACGTCAGCAAAGTCTTGATGTACTGATATCAATGTATCCACTTAATCATCAAGTCGTAGTGGActtaacatcatattattcaCACTCTTAtagtgatggcccaccagcagatggagacatgaaatacaatggtTTTCAATGAAtttaacattcattcattgtgcaaaataagaaaaatacttgaacttatggttgatgttttgtacatggtcagtatcaactgaaaaaaaaaaatcggggCACCCACTAGCTCACTcgatagagcgggcgccccatgtaaaGAGGCTGTGTCTCAACCGCAGCAGCCTTTTTGCTGCATGCTTAAACTGTCATTGCTATGCAATCAAGgcataaaaagccccaaaaataatcttaaagtaaataaatagaataaaatatcaATTAGTGATTttagcagaaatcagcatgtcaGCTGATTTTGATATTTCGTTTTAAACCTAATATCTGTCAGTACAGATGATGTGCTGGTATTGATGTGCATCCCTAATTTCTATATGCATTTTGGCCTGATGTTGATGTGCTCTGTTTCCATAGAGcaacctgagaaaaatggtgACGGCAATGAACCAAAAACTGAAGCTGCAGTAAGTAGATTGAGTTTTTGTGACAggaactctttttttttgtcttgttctCTTGGTCTTACTGTGCTACATCAGCCCAGCGGGGATGTATAATTTACCCCCATGAATAAACCAcagaatcactttatttaattGAAAACCACTGTGTCTCGTCAAATGTAATTAATGCAAATGAGGAAGAGATTATGTTGTTCTGTAACAGCTCGGGTTTCATTGCATAAAAGACTAACTGAGCCAGCGGTGACAAAGAAGGCTAAAATAAGCACACTTCTGTCTGTTCTTCTGTTAAGGAGCCTTTTCCTcatcagttaatttttttagttgAGAGGGACTTTTATTTGGCGTACAGGTGATGTAGCTGAttcaaactgttttgattttagaTGAAAGATGTAACTCGTTACAAATTGTCAATGCATTTTGCTAAAGGAAATGTGTAATAGGATACTCTTCTTCACAGGAGACAAAACCTGATACAGATGGAGATCAAGGTAAGCTTCAGTTGCTCCTcgctaatttttttcttttttttttttgtcctttcatgACATCACATACTTTGTCAGTGGAAACCAGAGCATGCCTAACTTCTGATTTTGTTCTTGTGCTTAGCTTCACCCaaacaggaggagaagaaaagtcCACAAGGCAAACAGACCTCAACCCCAAGTCAGGAGAGACACCCAaaaatgaggaagaggaggggctTCCTGGAAAGGTGAGAGGATATACACGAAAACTCCTGACTCCTGGGTGAAGCTTTCCTTCTTCACCCTCTTTCAtctgtcttctttctttcttattgtttgtgggatttgttgattgttttgtctCGATAAATTATCACATCCATGGTTTTGTTGCAACCACTGTGTATGATTACGTagtaatttgtattattatccGACTTGGTGTCAtaatcttttcctttttgtgatgggcctttttttcccttcagggTGATGTTTGCCTGCTCTGTGTGCAAGTTCCGTTCGTTCTACAAGGAGGAAATGGAAACTCATCTTGAGAGTCGCTTCCACAAAGACCACTTCAAGTTTCTTTCGGGCCAGCTGTCCAAGCCCACTACAGACTTCCTTCAGGTGACTGACATTTATCAATACTTATTTTATACACTTAAATACTAACAATGCTTTGGGGTACTGTGTTTTAGAATTATGGGTTAAATCTTAAGGGTCATGCTCATTAGCCGCTTATACAGAGAGTTCGCGCTACAGACCCACAATGACGTCCCCCCTTTATACTGCCCCTGCACTTTTATACAGAAACAACTGAAAGTGGCATCATTCCCCTCCAGTGTGTGACTATACACTGCATTACGCCATCCCGCAGTCAAAATAAAGAACAGAACAGCGAGGCAGCATAACTgcgtgatattcccgccttgaacagacAGCTTAAATGCGGCTATTGTTAATACACTATAATAGGAGTATAGTTATTTAGGTGATACACGGGATAGGACTGTCCTCAGATCAGAATTTCCACATCGGATTTACTCATCTCAGCAGTTTCTCCCTCAATATCTGCAGTTTTGCCTGTGAGCCTGAacagaaataatcaaattttCCGCAGTTAGTTTAAATTGCCATGTTATTGTATTAAATCCATTATATTTTAAGCTAACaatggtgtatttttttcttccttttgatGAGAAGTTACAACTAACGAAGCCCCGctaaaaggaaatgaccagcTATACAATTATAATTCAAAATTATAAGATCATAACTGTTTGCACAAGAATAAAGGACACAGGAGTAAAAAActagtttgaaaaatgtatgcatgtattATTTAGGGGTCATTGTGTTTGTCCATGCGATTGGGTCACCTGAGTCACTGTAAACTCATAAAACCAatatggttttgttgttgtaggAGTATTTGCAGAACAAGTTCAAAAAGACGGAGCAGAGGGTAAGCCAGTTGGAAAACCACAGCGCTGCCATCTGCCAGGTGTACAAAGAGCAGGACCTCACCAGAGGTAAGCAGCAGCAAGAgttgtgcgtgcgtgcgtgcgtgcgtgcgtgtgtgtgtgcgtgcgtgtgcgtgcatttGCAAGAAGAGAAGAATGTAAGTGACTGCTCATTGCCGATATTTCCCGCTGTCTGTGTAGAGCTCGGTATGGAGCACTTCATGAGAAAAGTTGAAGCCGCCCACTGTGCAGCATGCGACCTTTTCATTCCCATGCAGCCCCACCTGATACAGAAACACATCAAGTCTCCAGACCACAACTACAACCGGAAGGTACGGCAGATTGCCCCTAAACTGATAATTATAtcaattgaaatattttaataaggTGTAATTACCCTTTCTTCTTCCGACtgatttgtaaaaatgaaaaaaaaaaaaaagaagagaagacgGCAACAAAGAACTGTAACACTCCTTGTATGTGATGTGTGAGGATCTTTAACTGGGCTATGGTGTAACACACATATAGCCGGTGGTGGATGACGTATTGTAATGATGTTTGCACTCTGTCCTGTGTATGACTTGAGACTCTTCTCTCTGTGATTCAAGGGTATGATGGAGCAGTCAAAGAGGGCCAGTCTGTCAGTCGCTCGTAGCATCCTCAACCACAAACTCATTGGCAAGAAGCTGGAGAGCTACCTCAAGGTAAGTACAGTGTAAGGGTATGAGCTAGCACTGAAAACCTACGATATAAACAGTTGATACCAAATTTATCAGTGCTCTTGCTGTGTAAATGGATTTAAGAGTTTGTGGTCACAGCGTCATTGCATGTTTTCAAGCACAGTGCAGTTGAAACTAGCATGCACCGCACACTAGTGTAATGACAACACACTTTGACTCAAGTGCTCTTACCCAGTTATAGTGGCTTTGATTCTAAAAATCGCTTGACATTGTGAAAGAAATAATGAGGTCATTCAGAATCATTTGAATACCGTATTATTACTATATTGTGAAAGGCACTATGTAGTAGTATTGTATTTAACAGGGAAACAGAACGTTCTGCAAGAACTGGAATTCAGTTTTCGAGTCAGGTCTATGTTGGGTTTTTCTGTACGCGTCCATGGATCATCAAGCCACAAGTGAAAGATGAGCTTTTGTGCAGAGTTTTCAGATATAGTCTCTAATGCTCtttacactgcctgttaaaTTTGTGAATATAGCCTCGATATGCCACCTACCTGTTCTTTAGGTATGATCACAGTTTCTCCTACTGCCCATTGCTTCagcacctctgtctgaaacagtcTGTCTGAGCTTATGTCCCGCCTCCCGAGAAGCCCAATCTGCTCTAATTGGTTAGCCAGTTCTCTCTATGCACATTGTGTTTGTTACATTGTGACATCACCAAGTTACAgaagtaaacactgaaactcaGATGATCTGTTTCAGTCAGCGTAGGAGCAGAGTCctctgagggagagagagctccCTTTGGCTTGGACTATGGGCTTTATTAATTAGGAGaccttttacaagcacaaaaatgctATATAAAACGATAAAAATAAGGGGAAAACCCCAAAATCAGAACAGGTAGCAGATTTCAGTCTAACTAATCATAAAAACAAGAGCTCGTAgacaaacaaatgcacatataaatgttttttccttgtCAGGGTGAAAACCCCTTCACTGGTAACCAAGACGACCAGGATCATGAGGACTCCATGGTGATGGACGTGTCTGGTATGGACGTAACCGAGGAGACGGCAGACGGCCagacagaggcagcagcagtcAAGGACGAGTCTCTGGCTGAGGGGGAGACGAGCCACGAGGTGGTCGagggtgaagaagaagaagcagcagcagcaaaggaggaaaagatggaggaggagctgggaatggatggagaggagggacaggagggagaagaggaacAGGGGGAtctggaagaggaggaaggtTTTGAAGTCggagaagagggggaggaggaagaggagggataTGTGGTGCACGATGAGATTGGCGAAGAGGGGTTACAGGCTGAGCTGGAAGACGAGGAGGGATTAGAggcagcagaggcagaggaggaaggaaagaatGATGAATGACTTTTgcaccctgtgtgtgtgactcttcGACCTTAACATCTGTCAGGACCACTCGATGCCCCCCCGAAATCCCATACAACCCACCTCATTACCaggcatataaaaaaaaaaaaaaaactaacacttACCTCCCCCCCCTGTTTCCACTGTCTAATTACtgagtttcatttcatttttgttaaagtAATAGCTCcccattttgggaaatactctTATTCCTTTTGTTAAGTGAGAAGAATAAAAAAGGGTTACACTAACTGATGTATGATCACAACTCTCTTTGGAGGTGTAAATAGACAGTATTTCCCAAAACGTCAAACTATTCCTCttaatgcttttttgtgtgcCTTTCGTTTCTGGATTAAGTTGTTTAGAATTGTTTAAGAACTCTTGAGTATTGTAAAGTTAAGAgatattgtccttttttttcttatcagaGTTTACATGATGTCATAGCTTTCTGTCCTTTTCCAGTATTGATGGTGATTTTTTCCAACCTTTTGGTAAAATCAAGAACAGGTAGGCTTTTTATTCTACAGATTGGGTGATTGAGATCAGCAAGGGGACTGTCTGTAGAATAAGTGACATATTTCGAATGGATATCAATCACGTAACAAACTTGGTTCACTCTGAgtaagaaataaacatgttggaTAAATCACTgctttattgctgttttttaatgccatttgcTTGATTGAAGTCAGTGTAAGAGTTCAAACTGTAGTTAGACTGGCCACCAACCTGACACCATCAGTGTCAAAAGTTCAAAGCTTTGTTCAGTTAAATGGTAAACACTACCTcagtataataataactttattcatacagcacttttaaaaaaagtttgcaaagCAGAGATGAATAATCAGAAGGCGACAACAAAAGGTCAAACATAAGCGAGAAAAAATTATGGTAGAGTTAATAAAAAAGGTACAAGAGGTCAAAGAATGTTTAATTGAAGATGCCattatacataaaaacaaatctagaccaaaacaaatataacaacaaaataaaaaggtaataaaaaatttttaaaaaataaagattacattacataaaaacaagtcaataaaaatgagttttaagaagtgatttgtGAGATGTtgctgtgataaaaaaataacctcAGGCACAATGTTTACCACATTTCTGCTTGCAGTTGGCAGTGACAGCATTTACATCCACAGAAGGTTCCTGGTGTGATGTTACTTTACATTAATACAGGTGTTTATTAAATATCTATTCATGAcagcttttttgatttttgcacCATTCTTGACCACAAGATGGCATACCAAATCCATCTGGTCCAGTCATATCAACACTAACGAATATTGTTTTCTCAATAATGTTCAATGGCATTACTGACTGCTGCCTCATAAATATCTCACTTATCAGTATGGTAAAGAAAATTTCCATTAAACGTGTACGCTACACTAAATCTttcatcatatatatatatatttaagcacTGGTGAAGgacttctgtttgtgttttttttggctttggagAGGGACACGCAAattttaaatggttgtatttttttttaaattgccaaaattaacaCCGGTTATGACAGCCATAAACTGTCAAACTGAAACTATCATTGATTTTCATTATGTAAGTCAAACAGTTTCTcaaaaaatagtgatattttaTCAAAATCACTTCATTCCATGTCTCcttaaaatgttgccaaaaataaactatttgttcTATTTAACCAGCATGCATGACAATAGGGGAATTACTGGAATTACTTTAAGGATTCAATACTTTCAATTTCTTGATGCACTTATGTTAATTTTCTCCCTATTTCATCTGTAATGTGATGCTCCTCGGATTGTACATCATTTTATTAAACAaagaatttgaatttgaactttatttattttgtatatgttaaaaaaatagaatgaaatataataagGATATAACATAGTtgtacacaaacatacacacatatccCAAAAGGAGTGGGAGGAAGTAAAAACTTGTGAAATCCTACCCCTTCTCCATTagttactgaaaataaaattatttgctTCCAtctcatacaaaaaaaaaatacacaatattctATATGcaacatatttacattgttgacaagatagagaaaaaaagaaaataataataagtagtACTTCAAACCAGTGCAACACATACCATAATCCATGTTCATCCAACACCGAGTGACCACGTATCTacaaaatatatctttatacatttttaaaaattgtttcatGTTTGAGCATTGctttaactctgtttttaatCTATTCCATCATTTAACACCACAAATTTTAGTGAATTAgtgaaaagaacagaaaaaaattaatggcTGTGCAGCATATGCACTCAATGACCTTACCACACTTTTGTGACGAATCGGAATGAAAACATCCATATTGAGTGAATTTACGCgctttttttactttagatttctttatttaagaaaaatggaTCAAAGACATAATTAGTCTGAGGCGCACCAACCTGTTTATGACTGAAATCATTACGAAGTATTGCATGATGTTGCCCCGGGGAAAGGGGGCGGAGCTGCGGGTGACATTTCAGCTGACAAACTTTCGGCCTGCCCCCGTGCGTCTGACGTCATCTACGTCGAAAGGGACTGTTTGTTCTGGATTTGGGGCGAGGAAGGTCTGCGAGCGCTGACAACCGACTGAAGAAGgtaaaaatagcattttatgCCTCTCTGTGGATGACATTGCTATACCAAACGAAAGCATACAACCCCGGTGATCCGGTGAAAGCTTTACAACGGGCATCGGGGGCGTTTTTCGCGCGCTGTCAGTGTGCGCTTCGGCAAGCGGAGCATGAGCTGTCTCCGCAGGCCTTGCACCGGTTCGGGCACACGAGAtagatcattttttgtgttttaaattagcGCGATTTGGTGTTATTGTGCATGTTCAGTGTTGTGTCTTCCTTCTCGCAATACTCGCGTTAAGGTCGTTTCGGTGGCATTGGACACTCCGTGCTGTCAGTGTGCACGTTAGCTGCAGGTCGGTCTCATGCTAACCTGTTAGCTGCTAGGCTGTTTGTTTGTAGCCCCGTAGGCCGTATTCGTGACATAAGTTACGTCCTCTCGGCAGCGTAGTTTACGCGCGATGGCGCAGGAGCTCACGAGAAGTGCGACGTACGTCATTTCGAGAATATCAATCCCGTCCAAGTTGTATTCTTAAAGGCCGTTTACGTGCGGAGCTGTCAGCTGCTCACAGTGGACATGGCGATGTACTGTCACGGAAGGTTAGCAAGGCGAAGGTACAGAGCAAAGTTGTTTTTGgattaaattgtgtttttgggcTCACTATTAGAAATAAACAGCATTATTCGTGACACTTAGCTTCGTTAGCTTATTTGCTTTCCTCAGCTAACGCTACcggcagtttaaaaaaagaactgctACGTGATACGAAATAGTAGCAAAATGGCTGATAAATTTTGTAGAATAATGAATTCACGTGTCAATGTACGTTTATTCTTTTTACTGACTAGGCGTTtggtattttattaaaattaactGCGACACGGCTACATTATTTGAACGCATTTGCATCGTGTCGGGACAGGGTAGACACTCAGGACACGGTTGGATTTCTTTTACAGCCTCAAGGCTAAACCATTAGCCACAATCTACCAGTCAGTTAGaagaattatatttttatgttttaatgataaGTTAGACTGACACCTCAGTgtaatttcctttcatttcttcatttcaaTTTTGGACGTAGTGTACCAAGAAATTTGTCCCCATAGTccatttaaaatgcacattttaggTTGGTGTTGTCACAACACTGAAATTAGGGACGCACGACATTTGATTTTTGAGATATCTGATATGCTGATACATAAGGACTCATTTGGCCTATAATGAATATCCACTTTTTGCCACCTAATTGTAGTTACCAGGTCTCTTCTGCAGTGGAACTAACATAAATGTAtccatactcttatcatgatggcccagcAGCTGATAGAGAAATACAATACagtgcttttcaatgtatgtaatattcattcatggtgcaaaattagtgaaaaaaacttagggttgatgttttgcatATGTTcactttgttactttttaaaaaatctgtccaaAAATCTGTCCATACAGATGATGTGCCTTTATTATTGATTCCTAAATGAAATTTGTAACACTGATACTATACCTTGGACAGTATCTTTTTTATATCATCCTCAAAGGGATAATTTGACATTAAGGGCATACACCTTAAAAACGCATTAAAAGATGAACATAACAAGACTTTAACACGACAACCACAAAACTGATTTtgctttaaaagataaatattacaAGGCTATAAGAGGACAACAacgacttttttttcttggttagGAGCAGTAAACAGAGGATTGACTGTAGTAAAGACTAACAATACTATCAAACACTCTATTTTGTATTCTTGCAGTAGAGATTAATGTCTGGAAGCTTATGACAACAAGAAGTTAGTTATTTggtttgtcattgttttggtttcatttaaGAAAGAGACAAATCTCTAATATGATGCAGCTGAAAAGCTTTTTAACAGCTTGTAACATAGACCTGTTGCAGGAGATGGGTATTAATCTTACAGTATTTACAACCATTGTATATACAAGGGTCTCAAAATTTTCTAACTTGTTAATGGCTTTTCAAGGAcctataataaaaaagaaaaaaaattgccccaCTTCCCCAGCATTGGTCAGATGTATCAGATATGAACTCTTTTGAAACATAATTACAACTTGTTGACATACTTGAAGGGAGAGATGGAAAGCGgggcaaaaataaagaaacataccTGATGgtgaacaaaacatcacacactgaCGCATATTGGAGCTACATTATGTGaacagctgcaaaaaataaatctgccgctattttattttacaatccAGGGAAGATGACTAAcaattaaatttcacacaacaaaattccatgacatttccaaacttttaaatgatttttactaatcccaagacttttccaggccttttccagctt
Proteins encoded in this window:
- the akap8l gene encoding A-kinase anchor protein 8-like, whose product is MDGRGYGSGYSSWGGGGSGSRGSGGFDLYGGGYKDSMSGLGGYGGGGGGGHMKRGLSGASLLSSTGTHADAVIAKINQRLDMLTQLEGGLKGSRGDRYDHYESFDSRTSALTSSRDLYRSGGSSYGYGNGREDNMLMSQRGGSGFGGGMGLGGGGGFDSPSSSYGVAKMRQNMREPFNSGQGGGSGGGGWAGAGRRSPRRGGSTGGRGAGGGFGNRRSDPTPLGGGGRGSGSGGQSHRGHSPGGGRGKLPSLLSNRMYPESGGFHQGSTQGPHDFPGRHFGGGPRAGRQRGRKRPLNKQVKPQRDVQKKRKQTPSEADEPESKMNKTETAGSEDTQEQPEKNGDGNEPKTEAAETKPDTDGDQASPKQEEKKSPQGKQTSTPSQERHPKMRKRRGFLERVMFACSVCKFRSFYKEEMETHLESRFHKDHFKFLSGQLSKPTTDFLQEYLQNKFKKTEQRVSQLENHSAAICQVYKEQDLTRELGMEHFMRKVEAAHCAACDLFIPMQPHLIQKHIKSPDHNYNRKGMMEQSKRASLSVARSILNHKLIGKKLESYLKGENPFTGNQDDQDHEDSMVMDVSGMDVTEETADGQTEAAAVKDESLAEGETSHEVVEGEEEEAAAAKEEKMEEELGMDGEEGQEGEEEQGDLEEEEGFEVGEEGEEEEEGYVVHDEIGEEGLQAELEDEEGLEAAEAEEEGKNDE